One Defluviimonas aquaemixtae DNA window includes the following coding sequences:
- a CDS encoding polysaccharide biosynthesis/export family protein, with the protein MIRPLLGLVLAVLLVPAAWAQSAYRIQAGDVLQMEVLEDPSLNRSLLVLPDGSVSLPLVGSIRASGKSIEGMRGAIASALAPNFATPPTVFLSVGQLNPTTSAINTAVAQQAAANIGTIGTIAIYAVGEVNNQGRLDVDQGTTLLQFLAETGGLTRFAAIKRIQLRRVDGGVEKVYRYNYKAVQGGAAAPSIVLREGDVIVVPERKLFE; encoded by the coding sequence ATGATCAGACCCCTTCTCGGACTTGTACTGGCCGTTCTGCTCGTTCCCGCCGCCTGGGCGCAGAGCGCCTATCGTATCCAGGCCGGCGACGTCTTGCAGATGGAAGTCCTGGAAGACCCCAGCCTCAATCGCAGCCTTCTCGTGCTGCCCGACGGCAGCGTCAGCCTTCCGCTCGTTGGCTCGATCAGAGCCTCGGGCAAGAGCATCGAGGGCATGCGCGGCGCCATCGCGTCGGCCTTGGCGCCAAACTTCGCGACGCCGCCCACCGTGTTCCTGTCGGTCGGTCAGCTGAATCCGACCACCTCGGCGATCAACACCGCGGTGGCGCAGCAGGCCGCCGCCAATATCGGCACGATCGGCACAATCGCGATCTACGCTGTCGGAGAGGTCAACAACCAGGGCCGTCTCGACGTCGATCAGGGCACCACGCTTCTGCAGTTCCTGGCCGAAACCGGCGGTCTTACGCGGTTCGCCGCAATCAAGCGCATCCAGCTTCGCCGCGTCGACGGCGGGGTGGAAAAGGTCTATCGCTACAACTACAAGGCCGTGCAGGGTGGCGCCGCGGCGCCATCCATCGTGCTGCGTGAAGGCGATGTGATCGTTGTGCCGGAGCGCAAACTCTTCGAATAA
- a CDS encoding tetratricopeptide repeat protein has protein sequence MAFRKSLTAFALALGMGVLAACDTAEERAEKHYQSGLEYLEAGDVDRALVEFRNVFKLNGRHREARLAYAEAELDRGRVREAFAQYLRLFEQFPEDHDTKAALARLAAQSGDWPTALRYARLALIAAPDDQEMQAIRLVAEYGEATEDSNVGQQIAAAKGVRALVEKMPDNLLLKRVIIDDHIRAQRFDAALEAIDAAIALAPDDRSLHAQRLSIYAALGDDAAVEAGLRDMVARFPDSPEMSQALARWYLSRKEFDKAETHLRSRIDVAAPDQDTILELVRFLAEFRGPEAAVAELDRVIAAGDGNPVYRAARAGFTFDLGQRDQAIADMQDILKTATPSADTRRTKIGLARMLAATGNAVGARALVEEVLEEDAGDGEALKLKASWLIGEDEVGEAIAILRRAHGDNPDDAGVLTLMAMAYERDGNRDLLRESLSRAVVASNRAPEESLRYAQLLAAENKLLPAESVLIDALRLSPGNQMLLEPLGQLYLRVQDWPRAEAVADELERVGESQTTAAAQSLRAAIFAGQEKTDQAIGYLQGLVDTGRGGLDVKIAILRAHLANGQNGKALAYSESLLANDPNSLELRFVDASVRELAGQTEQAEIAYRDLIAEDPALLPAWMALTRLVLSDRTRVAEAEALIDEALVALPDAGELKWAKASFLEQTGDIDGSIAIYEELYKANSANPIIANNLASLLSTHRSDPDSLARAEVIARRLRGSTLAPYQDTYGWIAYLRGNYGEALKELEPAAEGLNTDPVVQYHLGMTYLALERKEDALVRFRKALDLAGPDDSRPDIVAARQEVARLEAEGVNIAN, from the coding sequence ATATCTCGAAGCCGGCGATGTCGATCGAGCGCTGGTGGAGTTTCGCAACGTCTTCAAGCTGAACGGACGCCACCGCGAGGCACGGCTTGCCTATGCCGAGGCTGAGCTTGACCGCGGCCGCGTCCGCGAGGCCTTTGCCCAGTATCTGCGGCTCTTCGAGCAGTTCCCCGAAGACCACGACACCAAGGCCGCGCTGGCCCGGCTGGCGGCGCAAAGCGGCGACTGGCCGACCGCATTGCGCTATGCGCGCCTTGCGCTGATCGCGGCGCCGGATGACCAGGAGATGCAGGCAATCCGCCTCGTCGCCGAATACGGCGAGGCGACCGAGGACAGCAACGTCGGCCAACAGATCGCCGCGGCCAAAGGTGTGCGGGCACTCGTGGAGAAGATGCCCGACAACCTGCTTCTGAAGCGCGTGATCATTGACGACCACATCCGCGCCCAGCGCTTCGACGCGGCGCTCGAGGCGATCGACGCGGCCATCGCTCTCGCGCCGGATGACCGCAGCCTTCATGCCCAGCGCCTGTCGATCTATGCGGCGCTTGGCGACGACGCTGCAGTCGAGGCTGGTCTGCGTGACATGGTCGCCCGCTTCCCCGACTCGCCCGAAATGAGCCAGGCGCTCGCGCGCTGGTATCTCTCGCGCAAAGAATTCGACAAGGCTGAGACGCATTTGCGCAGCCGGATCGATGTCGCGGCGCCCGATCAAGACACCATCCTCGAGCTCGTGCGGTTCCTCGCAGAATTCAGGGGGCCCGAGGCGGCCGTCGCCGAACTCGACCGGGTCATCGCTGCTGGCGACGGCAACCCGGTCTATCGCGCCGCGCGGGCGGGCTTCACTTTCGATCTCGGCCAGCGTGACCAGGCGATCGCCGACATGCAGGACATCCTGAAGACCGCCACGCCGTCCGCGGATACGCGCCGGACCAAGATCGGGCTCGCCCGGATGCTGGCCGCGACGGGCAACGCGGTCGGCGCGCGGGCGCTTGTCGAGGAGGTGCTCGAAGAGGACGCCGGCGACGGGGAGGCGCTGAAGCTCAAGGCAAGCTGGCTTATCGGAGAAGACGAGGTCGGCGAAGCCATCGCGATCCTCCGGCGCGCGCACGGCGACAATCCCGACGACGCCGGCGTCCTGACGCTCATGGCGATGGCCTATGAGCGCGATGGCAATCGCGATCTGTTGCGGGAATCCCTGTCGCGCGCGGTCGTCGCCTCGAACCGCGCGCCTGAGGAATCGCTGCGCTATGCACAGCTTCTCGCGGCCGAAAACAAGCTTCTTCCGGCTGAAAGCGTGCTGATCGACGCGCTTCGGCTCTCGCCCGGAAACCAGATGCTGCTCGAACCTCTCGGCCAGCTTTACCTCCGCGTGCAGGACTGGCCGCGCGCCGAGGCGGTTGCCGACGAACTGGAACGCGTCGGCGAAAGCCAGACCACGGCAGCCGCCCAGTCGCTTCGCGCAGCGATCTTCGCGGGGCAGGAGAAGACCGATCAGGCGATCGGTTATCTGCAAGGGCTCGTCGACACGGGCCGAGGCGGGCTCGACGTCAAAATAGCGATCCTGCGCGCCCATCTCGCGAACGGTCAGAACGGCAAGGCGCTGGCCTACTCGGAGAGCCTTCTGGCGAACGACCCAAACAGTCTCGAGTTGCGCTTCGTCGACGCATCGGTGCGCGAGCTCGCCGGCCAGACCGAGCAGGCGGAGATCGCCTATCGCGACCTGATCGCCGAAGACCCCGCACTCTTGCCCGCCTGGATGGCGCTGACACGGCTCGTGCTCAGCGATCGCACGCGCGTCGCGGAGGCCGAAGCACTCATCGACGAGGCGCTCGTCGCGCTGCCCGACGCGGGCGAGTTGAAGTGGGCCAAGGCCAGTTTCCTCGAGCAGACCGGCGACATCGATGGGTCCATCGCGATCTACGAGGAGCTCTACAAGGCGAACAGCGCCAACCCGATCATCGCCAACAACCTGGCGAGCCTTCTGTCGACCCACCGCAGCGACCCCGACAGCCTCGCGCGCGCCGAGGTCATCGCGCGGCGCCTTCGCGGCTCGACGCTTGCGCCCTATCAGGACACCTATGGCTGGATCGCCTATCTGCGCGGCAACTACGGAGAGGCGCTGAAAGAGCTCGAGCCGGCCGCCGAAGGGCTGAACACCGACCCGGTCGTGCAGTACCATCTCGGCATGACCTACCTCGCGCTCGAACGCAAGGAGGATGCTCTCGTGCGCTTCCGCAAGGCGCTCGATCTCGCGGGCCCGGACGATTCGCGCCCGGACATCGTCGCGGCCCGGCAGGAGGTCGCCCGGCTGGAGGCGGAAGGCGTGAATATCGCCAACTGA